The Natranaeroarchaeum aerophilus DNA window GTGCGTGCACTCATCACTCGGCAACGTCGATCACCTCCTTGCGGATCGGTGCGTTCTCGACGAGCCACTCTTTCAGCTCGCTCGCCTCGTCGAGGTCGTCAAATCCGGAGATCTCGACACGCGGGTCCCGTCCGTCCGTCACGCCGACCACCCCGCGGCCTGTTCATTACTCCGATGCGCGCTCGAATCCTCGGGATCGGTGGCCGCAACCTCGCGCCCGGCGGCACTCCCGCGGGTCAGTCGGCGGCTGGTATCGCACTCAGGACAGCGGTGGGCGACGTGATCTTCGTCACCGAACACCCGCTGGAAGTCCTCCGAGACGTGGGCTCCACAGTTCCGGCAGGTGGCGGACTCGTCGCTCTCGGTGACGAGTTTCAACACGCCGACCACCCCCGGAAACCTTCTACTAAATCACCCGACAGCGCGGACCCGAAACCCGCGGCCGACGTAATTCGATCAAAGTCAGCGTTTTTTCGCTCCAGAACGTGTGCGCACTTTGGCGTACTGACGCCTGAGCGTGCCGCTAACTGGATAGTTCGATACGTGTATGAAGTCGGATGGACTCGTCGGGGAGGAACCTCTGAGTATTTGATATGCAATTCTCCAATCGTTCCGCTATAACTTGGAAACTCATTTGTCTGGTAAATTATCTTTCCGGACACTCATCTTTTCGCGCTCGTCACGAGCGTCGTAGTGTTTGTACAGGATTTCGAGGCTGACATCCATCCGTTCGGAGGCGACTTCCGGCGAAGTGCCGTGTGTGAGATGGTAGGTTATCGAGCCCCGACGAAGCCCATGCGGTGACCTCGACGACGGGCAACGGCTCGGATAGCCGTCCGTTGAGTTAGCCTCGCAGGTCTTCGGATCGCGATCATGTGGGCAGTCTCGCCCGTACTCACACGGCTGCGTCGCCATGTTGACCCATTTATAGATAGTGTCGCCGGTCGGGCGGCCGTAGCGAGTGGTGAGCAGAGGCTCACGACCGTGGTCGTCAGTCACGTTAATGCGATTTTTGTCGATGTAGTCGTCGACGATCTGGTACCAGCGAGGGCCGAGATAGACCCATCGCTCGCCGTCATCGTGGTTCTTCAGTATCGTATCCGTTTCTGGACGGTGTTCGAGAACGACGGCGTGTTCCTCTGGACGAAGATCATCGAGATCTATCGACCGAAGAGCCGACCGTCGCATTCCAGTCCGCCAGAGTAACGAAATGACGACGTGCCGCCGGCTGGCGTAGTCGTACCGATCGAGATATTCGAGGATCTCAGTAGCGTGCTGATTTTCGAGGTGAACATCGCGTGCTTCAGCGCCGTCCGGCAGCTCGGGACTATGGAGTTTCTCGGCAAGGCCGTCTGTTACGCCCTCAATGTTAGCCCAGTACCGAAGCGCCATCCGAACCGTGGACAGCTGCTTCTGAAGCGTTACGGGCGCGATATCGTCACGCCGCCAGGCGACAAAATCAGCGAGGTCGCGGCCGGTGAGTTCGTTGAGATTCTCGATGTCGACTTCGTTGGCCCACTCTTTGAAGTGGCGCAGCCGCGTGCGGGCGTTGGCCATTGTCGACTCGCCGACACCCGACTCGTGGTGTCGGAGGAAACGATCGATACCGTCCTCAATATGAAGCGGTTGAAGATCGTCGTCGCTCATGCGCTTTCCGCCTCCGTTCGTCTGGCTCCCGTTTCAGCGACAAAAGTGAAGGCTGTGACGTAGTTGTCGATGGTAAGACGATAGTCTTCGTCCCACTCCGGAGCGTCTCGTACGTAGTTGTATGCGATTCGAGCTTTCGATGTAGCGTCTCTATTTTGCATTAGATCGGTTTTGCGAACCGATCGAGCCGATAGGGGATATCAGGTGGA harbors:
- a CDS encoding DUF7563 family protein, translating into MLKLVTESDESATCRNCGAHVSEDFQRVFGDEDHVAHRCPECDTSRRLTRGSAAGREVAATDPEDSSAHRSNEQAAGWSA
- a CDS encoding tyrosine-type recombinase/integrase; protein product: MSDDDLQPLHIEDGIDRFLRHHESGVGESTMANARTRLRHFKEWANEVDIENLNELTGRDLADFVAWRRDDIAPVTLQKQLSTVRMALRYWANIEGVTDGLAEKLHSPELPDGAEARDVHLENQHATEILEYLDRYDYASRRHVVISLLWRTGMRRSALRSIDLDDLRPEEHAVVLEHRPETDTILKNHDDGERWVYLGPRWYQIVDDYIDKNRINVTDDHGREPLLTTRYGRPTGDTIYKWVNMATQPCEYGRDCPHDRDPKTCEANSTDGYPSRCPSSRSPHGLRRGSITYHLTHGTSPEVASERMDVSLEILYKHYDARDEREKMSVRKDNLPDK